In the genome of Sphingomonas alpina, the window GCTCCAGCGCGTCCAGGCCGATGTGGTCGAGACCGCCAAGGTCGAGGCCTATCCGCGCATGGAAGGCCGGCAGATGCTGATGGTGCTCGCGCCGAAATGATCTGATGCGTTGCCGCTGGGTCGATCATGTCCCGGTGGCAGCGAGCTATTGGCCGGCACCGCTTCCGACGACAGTATGATGTGCGCTCGTCGCCGTGCGAATGTCCGTTGACGCACCCATGCACCCTCCCGTTCGCCCTGAACTTGTCGAAGCCTGTCCTGAGCGCCTGCCTTGGCAGGCAGTCGAAGGGGCCCGTTCTTCTTCTCGATCGCAGAAAGAAAGAGCGGTGCTTCGACAAGCTCAGCGCGAACGGTGAGTGGGTGGTCCTGATAAAACGCTCGGTGCTCTAAAACCCGGCCGATATCAGCCGGATCCAAACAAAGGCCGCAGTCGATCGCGAATACGATCCAGCACCGTTGCGCCTTCGAGATCGGGTTCGAACGACTGACCAGTGATGGTTTCGAACGCCTCGGCATAGACGGCGGACGTACCCAGTACGAGATTCCGGGGAATCTCGGGAATGGCATCCCGGTAGGGATCGCAGCGTTCGGCCACCCACGCCCGGACGAAATCCTTGTCGAAGCTCTCGGGCCGCTCGCCGCCGGCGAAACGCTGCTCATAGCTCGACTGCTTCCAATAGCGGCTGCTGTCGGGCGTATGGATTTCGTCGGCGAGGACGATATTGCCGTCCGGGTCGATGCCGAATTCATATTTGGTATCCGCCAGGATCAGGCCGCGCTCCTGCGCCAGTTTCTGGCCGTGCGCGAACAGCGCGAGTGCGGTGGTGCTGAGTTCCTCCCACTGCGCCGTGGTGAGGAGCTTGCGCTCGAAAATCTCCGCCGGGCTCAGCGGCTCGTCATGGCCGCCATCGAATTCCTTGCTGGTCGGCGTAATGATCGGATGCGGCAGCCGCTCATTGTCGCGCAGTCCGTCCGGCAGCGACATGCCGTACATGGCGCGCTGGCCATTCCTGTAAAGGGTCAGGATCGAGGTGCCCGTGGTCCCCGCCAGATAGCCGCGCACGACGATTTCGACCGGCAGAATGTCGAGCCGGCGGCACAGCAGCACGTTGGGATCCGGATAGTCCAGCACATGGTTACGGCAGATATGCGCCGTCTCCTCGAACCAGAACCGCGCGGTCTGAGTCAGTAGCTGGCCCTTGAAGGGGACGGTGCACAGGATCCGATCGAAAGCGCTGAGACGGTCGCTGGCGATGATCACGCGGCGGCCATCGGCAAGATCGTAATTGTCACGCACCTTGCCACGATAATGCCGCGGCAGCTCCGCGATCGTGGCGTCGTCCAGCGTCCGGGTCGCATAGGCGGCGAAATCGTGAAACGGCATACAGGCAAGCTCCGATCGGATGGGCCAGCGGTCTCTAGCCCGACTTTGCCGCCCTGTCAGAGCTGAATTGCGAGACTATCGTGTTGCGGCAAAGCCGTTGCGGACAATCCGTTCCGGGCCGGCAATCTCCATGACGGCTCAACAAGCTCCATTCGCATCTGCAAAGATTGCATGCGTAAATCCGTAGCTTGCAGAATGATCCTACCATTGCCGTAGCGTCAAACCCCAATCACGCCTGCATAAACTGCATGTGCGGCTGACGATTGTTCCCGATGCGGCCATAAATGGCGGAAATCCGCCCGTTTCGGACTGGACGCGGGTCGGATAGCGCTTAAGAGCGCCCGTCCAACTAGAAAAAATTTCAGGAGAGTTTCCCGATGCGCAAATCCGCGTTGCTGTTGTCCGTCGCTGCCATCGCCTTTGCCGTCCCTGCCGTTGCGCAGGATGCCGCGGCCACCCAGCAGGAAGCGCCCAGCGCAGCGCAGGAAGCGGCACCGGCCGACGACACAGCGGCCACGGACAATAGCGAGCAGGGCGACATTCTGATCACTGCGACGCGCCGCAGCGAGCGCCTCTCCGACGTGCCGATTGCGGTGTCGGCGGTCAGCCAGGAAGCGCTGCAGAATTCCGGTGCCACCGATATCCGCCAGCTCAGCCAGCTCGCCCCGTCGCTGCTCGTCTCCTCGACCGGCAGCGAAGCCAATGCCTCGGCACGTATCCGCGGCATCGGCACGGTCGGCGACAATCCCGGCCTGGAAAGCTCGGTCGCAGTGTTCATCGACGGCGTCTATCGCAGCCGTACCGGTTCGGGTCTCAATGATCTCGGCGAAGTCGACCGGATCGAAATCCTGCGCGGGCCGCAAGGCACGCTGTCGGGCCGCAACGCATCGGCCGGTACGATCAACATCATCACCAAGTCGCCCGACATGAACAAGCTCGGCGGCTATGCCGAGGCGACCTACGGCAATTACAACAATGTCCGCGTCGCCGGTGCCATCACCGGCCCGATCAGCGAGACGCTCGGCTTCCGTATCGACGGTGTCTACAACCGCCGCGACGGTTTCTATTACGACGTCACCAACAACACCGATTACAACGACCGCAACCGCTATTTCGTGCGCGGCCAACTGCTGTTCGAGCCAAGCTCGGACCTGACTGTCCGGCTGCTCGCCGACTATACCCGTCGTAACGAAAAATGCTGCGGCGCGGTCTATGTCGATCTGCGTCAGAAGGTCGATCCGACTCCGGGTGCTCCGGGCGACTATGCGGTTTCGCCGAATAACCCGATCGTCGATATCATGAAGAGCATGGGCGCGGTCTTCCCAAGCGCGGGCGATCCCTATAATCGCCGCATCGCCAATACGCCGGGCCGCGCATACAGTAATGTGACCAAGGATTACGGCGGCTCGGCGCAGATCGACTATAATCTCGGTGGTGCCTCGCTGACCTCGATCACCGCGTACCGTGAGTACAAATCGGGCGGCGCGTCGGACATCGATTACGGCAATCTCGACATTGGTTATCGCGCCGATGACGGCAACAACTATCGTCAGTTCCACACCTTCACGCAGGAACTGCGCCTGAATGGCGAAGCGCTGAGCGGCAAGCTCAACTGGCTGGTTGGCGGCTATTATTCGCGCGAAGATTTGCAGGTGGTCGACAATCTTCAGTTCGGTTCGCAGTTCGGCGCCTTTGCTGCCTGCCGCGCCGTGGCGAGCATCAATCCGTCGGCCGCGCTGCGCAACCCGAACGCTCCAGGCTGCCTCAGCCCGATCGGCATCGGTGCCGTCAATGGGGCGCTCGGCGCCGCTGCCCCGGTCGTTATCGGTGCGCTCAACCGCCTGAGCACGCTCAACAATCTGGGCAGCACGCGCGATGTGTATAACCAGAACAGCGAGAATTACGCCTTCTTCACGCACAATATCTTCAAGATCACTGACCGGCTGAGCTTCACCGGCGGCCTGCGTTACACGCATGAGCGGAAGAATTTCGACGCGACCTTCAATAACAACAACACGGTCTGCACCGCGCAGCAGGCAGCACTGGCGCCGTATCTGACCAATGCACAGCTTGCCAGCACCGCTGCTGCGCTGCTGACGCTGACCTGCACGGGCAATTCCAGCTCGACGCTCAATGGTAAGTCGATCAACAACCGGCTGAGCGAAGGTGAATTCACCGGCACCGCCGTCATCTCGTACAAGCCGATCGACGACCTGCTGGTCTATGGTTCATATTCGCGCGGCTACAAGGCGGGCGGCTATAACCTCGATCGTTCGGATCTGGGGCTTGCCTATCTGCCGAGCACCACGGCCTCGCCAAATGCCGCGCAGCTGCGCTTCGATCCGGAAACGGTCAACGCGTTCGAAATCGGCTTCAAGTACAAGTCGCGTCAGTTCAGCCTGAACGTCGCCGGCTTCCGTCAGGAATTCAGTAACTTCCAGCTGAACACCTTCAACGGCACCAACTATGTGGTGCAGAATATCGGATCGTGCAGCACCAGCCTGAACGGTGCCGATCGCGATGCAAGCGCCACCACCGGCGCGTGCACCGGCAAGGTGAAGCATGGCGTCGTGTCGCAGGGTGTCGAAATTGAGGCGGGCCTCTATCCGGCGCGCAACTTTGCGGTGAATTTGGGCTACAGCTTCACTGACACCAAATATCAGAAGAACCTGGTCGGCAGCGAGGCGGGCGAGGCACTTGACCCCGCCCTGTTCCTGCTGTCGGGCCAGCAGCTGTCGAATGCGCCGCGCCATGTCGTGACCGGGTCGGCCAGCTGGACGCCGGACATCGGCGACACCGGCCTGAGCGCGCTGTTCTATGTCGATGGCCGTATGACCAGCGACTATAACACCGGCTCCGACCTGTTCGTCGAGAAGGAGCAGGACGGCTTCTTCCTGCTCAACGCCCGTGTCGGTCTGCGCGGCAAGGACAAGAGCTGGAGCATCGAGGCCTGGGCGCAGAACCTGCTCGACACGCAATATACCCAGGTCGCGTTCAACGCACCGTTCCAGGGCGCCGGCTCGATCGGTCAGGTGCAGGCCTTTGGCGGTGTCGGCAACCAGGTCTTCTCGGCTTTCCTCGGTGAGCCGCGTACCTATGGCCTGACGCTGCGCACGCGCTTCTGATCGCCTGATTTCGTTACGCTGCGGCCCGTTTCCCTGTTGGGGAGCGGGCCGTTGTCGTTTTCGGACCGCACAGCCCAACCGGGGATTCAGGGGCTACTTTTTGTCGCCCCCGGGATTGCGTTGCCGGACTTAAACAGGGAGAAATGCGGCGTTTTTCGACAATCCAAGGGAATTCTTCGTGATCGTCAGGCTCCTTGCGCTTGCCCTCGCCGCCGCTCCCACTTCCGCCGCGCTGGCTGCGCAAGAGACTCCCGGGCGCGACAAGGCACCGGCCGGTTCCCCAACCGCCTCCAACGCCGACAAGATGAAGAGCGAAGCGGAGGCCGCCTGGGCCAATGCACCGGTGGCCGAAACCGAGACGACTCACCGCGACGCAGTGACCATTAATGGCCGCCGTTATGGCTATACCGCCTCGGCCGGAACGCTGACGATCCGCGATATCGAGGGTAAGCCGACCGCCTCGATGTTCTACACCGCCTACACGCTTGACGGCGTGAAGCCGGGGACCAAGCGGCCAGTCACGTTCCTCTATAATGGCGGGCCAGGCAGCCCGTCCTTCTGGCTGCGGATGGGATCGTTCGCGCCGATCCGGCTGCGCACCACCAATCCCGAATTCATCCGGCCCGCGCCCTATGACGTCGGGCCCAATCCGGATTCGCTGCTCGACAAGACCGACCTTGTTTTCCTCGACGCGATCGGCACCGGCTATTCGCGCCCGCTCGGTGATATGAAGCCCGCGCAATTCTACGGCGTCGATGAGGATGTCGATGCCTTTGCCAAGGGCATCCTGCGCTATGTCACCAAATATGGCCGCTGGATGAGCCCGAAATTCCTGCTCGGCGAAAGCTATGGGACGCTGCGGTCCGGCGCGCTTGCCTATCAGCTGCAGGATCGCGGCATGGCGCTCAACGGCGTCGTGCTTTTGTCGTCGATCATGAATTATGGCTATCGCCAGCCCGGGCTCGACCAAGTCTATCTGAATTATTTTCCCAGCTACGCTGCGACGGCCTGGTACCATAACCGGGTGCAGAACCGGCCGGTGGACGTCGCCACGATCGTTGCCGAGGCGCGGGAGTTTGCCAACGGGCCCTATATGTCGGCCTTGGCCAAGGGACAGTTGATCCCGGATGCGGAGCGCGATCAGGTCGCCAATCGGATGAGTCAGCTGATTGGCCTGTCGCCCGAATTCATCAAGCGCGCCAACCTCCGGATCGATCTGCCGCGGTTCCAGAAGGAATTGCTGCGCAGCGACGCGCGCACCGTTGGCCGGTTCGATTCACGCTATACCGGTATCGACACCGATGCGGCAGGCGAACGGCCCGAAACGGACGCGTCGTCCGATGCGATCTCCGGCGCGTATATCGCCTCGTTCAACGATTATGTGTCGACCACACTCGGCTACAAGACTGACCTGCCGTACCGGCTTTCCGCGCGCGATGCGGCGGGCTTCACATGGAACTGGAAGCATGATGCGCCCGGGCGCGGTCAGGGTCAGAGCCAGAACAATCCCAACACTGCGATCGATCTGGCGGCGGCGATGCGCGCCAACCCGTATCTGAAAGTGCTGTCGATGAACGGCTATTATGACATGGCGACGCCGTTTTTCGGCACCGAAAACGATCTGGGCCATATGATGCTGGAACGGTCGCAGCAGGCGAATCTGCAGTTCACCTATTACCCGGCGGGCCATATGACCTATCTGAATCCGGAGGCGCTGCGCCGGATGAAGGCCGATCTGGCTCACTGGTACGACGATGCGCTCAGCGATGCGCTCTCGGCGACCCCACCCGTTCCGCCGTCTGGCAACTCCGCGCGATTGGGGCAGGCGCCGAACTGAACTGGTGTCGTTAACGGATAGGGTGATCAACTCTGCTCCAAGCCGCTTCAGTCCGCGGCAATCGGGCCCTTTGGCGCGGACGGCCGGCGCGTCAGCCATACGGTGCCGATCAGTGCCACGCACAGCCAGGCGGAGACCCGGAACAGATCGGTCGAGGCAAGCAGATACGCCTGGCCGACCATCTGGCGGGTGATCGCCGCCGTCGCCTGCAGATCGGTAAAGCCGAGCCGCTCCAGCGCGGCATGTGCCATCTGAAAGGGAGATGCGCTGCCCACCGCGTCGGACAAATGGCTCTGATGCATTGCTTCGCGCCGATCCCACATCGTGGTGGTGATCGAAGCCGCGAAGCTGCCTGCGGTGATGCGCGCGAAATTGACGATGCCGGTGGCCGACGGCATCCGCTCCGGCGGGATACCGTCGAGCGAGATCGTCACCATCGACAGGAAGAAGGTGCTCATCGCCACACCCTGCACCAGCATCGGCAGCACGAGATCCCAGGTGCTTGCGCTCGTGTTCAGATTGGAGCGCATGAAATAGGATAGGGCAAAGGCGATGAAGGAAATCGTTGCCAGTATTCGTGCATCGACCTTGCCCGATGCGCGCGCGACGAACGGCGTCAGGAGCACCGCAACCACACCGCTGGGCGCTGCGACCAGGCCGGCCCAAGTCGCGGTGTAGCTGAGCTGAGTCTGGAGCCAGAGCGGCAGGATCAGCGTGTTGGCGAAGAACACCGCATAGCCAAGGCAGAAGGCGACCGAGCCGAAGGCGAAGTTGCGATGCTTGAACAGCGACAGGTCGACGGTCGGGTTGGCGTCGGTCATTTCCCAGATCACCCAGGCGATGAAACCGATCACCGCCACCACGGTCATCACGACGATCCGGGTGGAATTGAACCAGTCGTCATTCTTGCCCAAATCGAGCATCATCTGCAGCGCACCGACCCACAGCACGAGCAGGACCAGGCCGACCTGGTCGATCGGAAGCTTGCGCGTCGCCGTCTCGCGCGAGCGCAGGCCGCGCCAGCAGATCAGGGCGCAGAAAATGCCCACCGGCACGTTGATCAGGAAGATCCAGCTCCAGTGATAATTGTCGGAGATATAGCCGCCGAGGATCGGCCCCATGATCGGGCCGACCAAGGTGGTGATCGACCAGACGCCGAGTGCGGTGGAGCGTTTGTCCGACGGAAAGATCGAGATCAGCAGGGCCTGGCTGCCCGGGATCATCGGCCCCGAGACGGCACCCTGCAGAATCCGGAAACCGATCAGTGAGGGCAGGTCCCAGGCGATGCCGCACAGCAGGGATGCGATGGTGAACAATATGACCGAGGTGCAGAAGGTCTTCACCACCCCGAACCGGCCCATCAGCCAGCCGGTCAGCGGCACCGCCACGCCGTTGGCCACGGCGAACGCCGTGACCACCCAGGTCGAATTGTCGCTGCTGACGCCGAGATTGCCGGCGATCGTCGGCAGGGAGACATTGGCGATGGTCGAATCCAGCACCTGCATGAAGGTGCCGAGCGCCAGCGCGAATGCGGTGAGGGCCAGCGCGCCGCCCCTGAGCGGCGCAGGGACGGCGGCGGACATCAGCGATTGGCCGCGATGATCTGCGCAATCCGCGCTTCCACCTTGGGATCGGCTCCGTCCGTTTCGATGCCCTGATAGGCCTGGCGGGCCGGGGCGCCGATGCGCGTGCCGGACGTGTCGCTGGTGTCGACCGTCGCGTTGACCGACAGGCCGACGCGCAGCGGGTTGGCGCGCAGTTCAGCGCTGTTGAGCGCAATACGTACCGGCAAACGCTGCACGATCTTGATCCAGTTGCCGCTGGCATTTTGCGGCGGGAGCAGCGCGAAGGCATTGCCGCTTCCGGCGGCCAGGCCAATGACATGGCCGTGATAGACGGTGCTGCTGCCATACATGTCGGCGGTCACCGTCACCTTCTGGCCCAGGCGGATATCCTGCAGCTGTGTTTCGCGGAAATTGGCGTCGACCCATACCCGGTCGAGCGGCACCACTGCCATCAGCGGCGTACCCGCCGCGACTTGCTGGCCGAGCTGAACAGTGCGCTGTGCGATCACGCCGTCGATCGGCGCGACGATATGCATATGGCTGCGCGTGATCGCGGCACGGCGATACGCGGCAATGGCGGCGAGTACCGCCGGGTTGTTCGAGACGGTCGTGCCCTGCACTCCGGTCCGCGATTGCGCCTCCTGGCTCCGGGCAAGCGCAAGCGTGGCGGTTGCGACCTTCACGGCGTCCCCGGCGTGGCTCAATTCTTCGCCCGACACGGCGCCTTCGGCCGCCGCGCCGCGGCGGCGGGAAAGGTCGTTGCGCGCGCGCGCCAGTTCAGCTTCGGCCTGGACGACCGCCGCGCCGGTTTCATTGAGTTTCGAGAAATCCGACCGGGTCGAACGCACCGTTCGCGCCAGCTCGGCGGCGGCAGACGCCAGCCCGACATCGGCCGTCGCCGGGTCGAGGTCGAGCAACGGCTCGCCGGCACGCACCGTTTGCGTATTGTCGGCACGGACCGCCAGAATCATGCCTGGATCGCGTGCCGTGATCGACACCACGTCGCCCGCGACATATGCGTCGTCGGTTTCCTCCGACGGCTTGGCGAGCAGGAAATGGAACACGCCCCACACGATCGCGGCAATGGCGATCAGTGCAGCCAGGACGGTCAGCGCCCTGCGCCGCAGCCTGGGATTACCGCGCACGGGAACGACCGGCGTTTCGGAAGCGTCGGAGGCTTCGACCTTTTCGATATAGCTCATTTCATGTCCTTCGGATCGAAGCCGCCGCCCAGCGCCAGGACCAGCGCGACGCGCTGGCTGGCGGCATCGGCCGCGAGATTGGCATCGGCTTGCTGCGCGTCGAGCAGCCGCACATCATTGTCGACAAGGCCAAGCCGGGATTCGAGCCCGCTCGACACGCGGATCGTGTTCAGGCGGCCGGTCTCGGCAAAACCGCGCACCACCTGGGTCTGGCGTGCGCGATCGGCGGTGAGGCTCTGCACCCGAGTCAGCGCATCGGCGGTCTCGCGGACCGCGCCGACCACCTTTTCATTGTAATCGGCAATGGCGAGATCGACCCCCGCGGTCGCGTCGGCGAGACCGGCCTTCAGTCGGCCATTGTCGAAGATCGGCAAATGGATCGCGGCGCCGGCGCCCGCCGTGCCGGCATCGGAGGTGAAGAAATTGCCGATGCCGATCGCTTGCAGCCCGACCAGCGCCGACAAATTGATATCGGGATAGAAAGCGCGGCGCGCAGCGAGCCGTCCTTGTCCCGCCGCGTCGATCCGCGCCAGTGCCGCGGCGACATCCGCCCGGCGCGCGAGCAGATCGGCCGGGATGGTCGCGGGCAAGGGCAGGGCGGTGTCGAGTTTCAGCGCCGTCGGGGCGATCGTCGCGGGATAATCCGCGCCGCGCCCGGCCAGCGCGGCCAGCGCATTGGCTGCCAGTGCGCGCTGCGCGGTTGCGCGCACCAGCGCTTGCTGCGCCTGGGCCAGCAATGTTTCCGCTGCCTGGGAATCAAGCTCGCTCGCCAGCTTGTTGCGGATACGACTCCGGACCAGCCGCAACGAATCTTCGCGGGTCGCGATCGTGCGCTGCGCAATCGCCGCCAATCGTTCGGCGCGCGCCGCTTCGATATACGTCTGTACGACGGATCCGGCGAGTGCGAGGCGTGCCGCGGTCGCATCCAGCAATGCAGCGCGAGTAGAAGCCCGCGCGCCGGCGATCACCGCCTTTTGCCGGCCGAACAGATCGAGGTTCCAGTTCAATCCGGCTTGCGCCTGGCCGAGAAAGCGGGTGGTGCCGGCGAAGGGCGGCGGGATTTCATACTGGCCGCTGAGCCGGGAATATTGGGCCGATGCGTCAAAGGCTGCGTTGGGGCCGTTATCCGCGCGGCTGTTCGCCAGGATCGCGCTTGCCTGGCGGACGCGGGCCAGCGCCGCTTCCAGCGAGGGATTGCCGGCCTGTGCGTCGGCGACGAGGCGGTCGAGCTGCGGATCGCCGAATGAGCGCCACCAATCATCCGCAATCGCCGGGGCCCGGGCAGCACCAGAAAGTCCGAGCGAAGCATCGTTGATTGGAGAAAGTTCGGGCCGGGACGCGGGTATCGCGCAACCCGCAAGCAGCGCGGCGCTTGCGAGAGCGAAGCCGGTCAAGCGCATGGCTCGTCTCCCACAGCGGTTTCGAGCGACGTGCGTAGCCGCTGGAGATAACCGATCAGCCGGGTCGCATCATCGGGTGACCAGTCCGCGAGCCAGCCGTTCCAGAGCGTCAGGACGCGCAGCATGCAGCGTCGCGCGATCTCTTCGCCCTGAACCGTCACGCGCAGATTGATGACACGGCGATCCTCGGCATCTCGATCGCGAATGACCAGGCCCCGCTCTTCCAGCGTATCAATCAGGCGTGTCGTGGCGCCTTTGTCATGCCCCAG includes:
- a CDS encoding phosphoribosylaminoimidazolesuccinocarboxamide synthase, with the translated sequence MPFHDFAAYATRTLDDATIAELPRHYRGKVRDNYDLADGRRVIIASDRLSAFDRILCTVPFKGQLLTQTARFWFEETAHICRNHVLDYPDPNVLLCRRLDILPVEIVVRGYLAGTTGTSILTLYRNGQRAMYGMSLPDGLRDNERLPHPIITPTSKEFDGGHDEPLSPAEIFERKLLTTAQWEELSTTALALFAHGQKLAQERGLILADTKYEFGIDPDGNIVLADEIHTPDSSRYWKQSSYEQRFAGGERPESFDKDFVRAWVAERCDPYRDAIPEIPRNLVLGTSAVYAEAFETITGQSFEPDLEGATVLDRIRDRLRPLFGSG
- a CDS encoding TonB-dependent receptor, with the protein product MRKSALLLSVAAIAFAVPAVAQDAAATQQEAPSAAQEAAPADDTAATDNSEQGDILITATRRSERLSDVPIAVSAVSQEALQNSGATDIRQLSQLAPSLLVSSTGSEANASARIRGIGTVGDNPGLESSVAVFIDGVYRSRTGSGLNDLGEVDRIEILRGPQGTLSGRNASAGTINIITKSPDMNKLGGYAEATYGNYNNVRVAGAITGPISETLGFRIDGVYNRRDGFYYDVTNNTDYNDRNRYFVRGQLLFEPSSDLTVRLLADYTRRNEKCCGAVYVDLRQKVDPTPGAPGDYAVSPNNPIVDIMKSMGAVFPSAGDPYNRRIANTPGRAYSNVTKDYGGSAQIDYNLGGASLTSITAYREYKSGGASDIDYGNLDIGYRADDGNNYRQFHTFTQELRLNGEALSGKLNWLVGGYYSREDLQVVDNLQFGSQFGAFAACRAVASINPSAALRNPNAPGCLSPIGIGAVNGALGAAAPVVIGALNRLSTLNNLGSTRDVYNQNSENYAFFTHNIFKITDRLSFTGGLRYTHERKNFDATFNNNNTVCTAQQAALAPYLTNAQLASTAAALLTLTCTGNSSSTLNGKSINNRLSEGEFTGTAVISYKPIDDLLVYGSYSRGYKAGGYNLDRSDLGLAYLPSTTASPNAAQLRFDPETVNAFEIGFKYKSRQFSLNVAGFRQEFSNFQLNTFNGTNYVVQNIGSCSTSLNGADRDASATTGACTGKVKHGVVSQGVEIEAGLYPARNFAVNLGYSFTDTKYQKNLVGSEAGEALDPALFLLSGQQLSNAPRHVVTGSASWTPDIGDTGLSALFYVDGRMTSDYNTGSDLFVEKEQDGFFLLNARVGLRGKDKSWSIEAWAQNLLDTQYTQVAFNAPFQGAGSIGQVQAFGGVGNQVFSAFLGEPRTYGLTLRTRF
- a CDS encoding S10 family peptidase; translated protein: MIVRLLALALAAAPTSAALAAQETPGRDKAPAGSPTASNADKMKSEAEAAWANAPVAETETTHRDAVTINGRRYGYTASAGTLTIRDIEGKPTASMFYTAYTLDGVKPGTKRPVTFLYNGGPGSPSFWLRMGSFAPIRLRTTNPEFIRPAPYDVGPNPDSLLDKTDLVFLDAIGTGYSRPLGDMKPAQFYGVDEDVDAFAKGILRYVTKYGRWMSPKFLLGESYGTLRSGALAYQLQDRGMALNGVVLLSSIMNYGYRQPGLDQVYLNYFPSYAATAWYHNRVQNRPVDVATIVAEAREFANGPYMSALAKGQLIPDAERDQVANRMSQLIGLSPEFIKRANLRIDLPRFQKELLRSDARTVGRFDSRYTGIDTDAAGERPETDASSDAISGAYIASFNDYVSTTLGYKTDLPYRLSARDAAGFTWNWKHDAPGRGQGQSQNNPNTAIDLAAAMRANPYLKVLSMNGYYDMATPFFGTENDLGHMMLERSQQANLQFTYYPAGHMTYLNPEALRRMKADLAHWYDDALSDALSATPPVPPSGNSARLGQAPN
- a CDS encoding DHA2 family efflux MFS transporter permease subunit, yielding MSAAVPAPLRGGALALTAFALALGTFMQVLDSTIANVSLPTIAGNLGVSSDNSTWVVTAFAVANGVAVPLTGWLMGRFGVVKTFCTSVILFTIASLLCGIAWDLPSLIGFRILQGAVSGPMIPGSQALLISIFPSDKRSTALGVWSITTLVGPIMGPILGGYISDNYHWSWIFLINVPVGIFCALICWRGLRSRETATRKLPIDQVGLVLLVLWVGALQMMLDLGKNDDWFNSTRIVVMTVVAVIGFIAWVIWEMTDANPTVDLSLFKHRNFAFGSVAFCLGYAVFFANTLILPLWLQTQLSYTATWAGLVAAPSGVVAVLLTPFVARASGKVDARILATISFIAFALSYFMRSNLNTSASTWDLVLPMLVQGVAMSTFFLSMVTISLDGIPPERMPSATGIVNFARITAGSFAASITTTMWDRREAMHQSHLSDAVGSASPFQMAHAALERLGFTDLQATAAITRQMVGQAYLLASTDLFRVSAWLCVALIGTVWLTRRPSAPKGPIAAD
- a CDS encoding efflux RND transporter periplasmic adaptor subunit — translated: MSYIEKVEASDASETPVVPVRGNPRLRRRALTVLAALIAIAAIVWGVFHFLLAKPSEETDDAYVAGDVVSITARDPGMILAVRADNTQTVRAGEPLLDLDPATADVGLASAAAELARTVRSTRSDFSKLNETGAAVVQAEAELARARNDLSRRRGAAAEGAVSGEELSHAGDAVKVATATLALARSQEAQSRTGVQGTTVSNNPAVLAAIAAYRRAAITRSHMHIVAPIDGVIAQRTVQLGQQVAAGTPLMAVVPLDRVWVDANFRETQLQDIRLGQKVTVTADMYGSSTVYHGHVIGLAAGSGNAFALLPPQNASGNWIKIVQRLPVRIALNSAELRANPLRVGLSVNATVDTSDTSGTRIGAPARQAYQGIETDGADPKVEARIAQIIAANR
- a CDS encoding efflux transporter outer membrane subunit; this encodes MRLTGFALASAALLAGCAIPASRPELSPINDASLGLSGAARAPAIADDWWRSFGDPQLDRLVADAQAGNPSLEAALARVRQASAILANSRADNGPNAAFDASAQYSRLSGQYEIPPPFAGTTRFLGQAQAGLNWNLDLFGRQKAVIAGARASTRAALLDATAARLALAGSVVQTYIEAARAERLAAIAQRTIATREDSLRLVRSRIRNKLASELDSQAAETLLAQAQQALVRATAQRALAANALAALAGRGADYPATIAPTALKLDTALPLPATIPADLLARRADVAAALARIDAAGQGRLAARRAFYPDINLSALVGLQAIGIGNFFTSDAGTAGAGAAIHLPIFDNGRLKAGLADATAGVDLAIADYNEKVVGAVRETADALTRVQSLTADRARQTQVVRGFAETGRLNTIRVSSGLESRLGLVDNDVRLLDAQQADANLAADAASQRVALVLALGGGFDPKDMK
- a CDS encoding MarR family winged helix-turn-helix transcriptional regulator — its product is MSFYTAENYSPDISVGYLAKQVYQITLKGLEPAFVGEDVSYLQWSALVSILYGRGLTCRALAHDLGHDKGATTRLIDTLEERGLVIRDRDAEDRRVINLRVTVQGEEIARRCMLRVLTLWNGWLADWSPDDATRLIGYLQRLRTSLETAVGDEPCA